The following DNA comes from Nocardioides panzhihuensis.
ACGAACGCGCCGGCGCTGGGCCTGAGGCTGTTCACCTCGGGTGCCGAGGGATCGTTGTGCCAGTCGACACGTCGCCCTGTGTTTGCCTCAGAGACGCGAGGACGGGGCGGTCGTACAGACGCGTCGATGGTAGGCCGAGATCCCACGGGGAGGAGCATAGCCGAATCCGCCGAGGTCAGGCGCAAAGAATCAGGGCTGTCCCGGCCGCAAGCTCGATCCAGAAGTAGAACCAGATGGGGTAGAAGCGTACAGCCGTGTCGAACAGGCGCGAGATGAGTCGGCCGCCTGCCATCCCGATCAGGGCGAGGCCGATGGTGGTCACGGCACCGGTCCGGATGTCGCCGATGTCGAGAGCGGCGGCGCCGAGCACGGCGGCCATGGCGATGCCGAACCCGCCGTAGACCGCGCGGATCTCGGAGCGGGACTCGGGCGTCTTCGCCGACAGGTGGAACGGGGCGGCGAGTGCGCCCGGGGTGACCAGGGCGTACGTCCCCATCGCGAGGAAGAAGAGGCCGATGACGGCGATGGTCAGGCTGGCCACGGTGTTCACCGTGGGATCATGACGCGCATGGCGACCGAGCCGCTTCCGGATTCGTGCTGCGACGACGCGCGGCCGACGGTGTGGCTCTGGTCGGGACATGCGGCCTATCGGGGACCGTCGCTGCGGCTGGGCACTCATTCCGGGTCGGTGACCTGCTTCGCGCTGGGCCTGGACGCTCCCTTCCTGCTGCGGTCAGGTCCGGAGGAGCCACGGCGGGCGCGAAGCGCGCTGATCCCTGCGCGTACATCTCATCAGATCGTCGCGGGGGAGGAACAGACGATGCTGTTCTTCTACGTCGACCCCGGCGCGTCTGGGACGGCCCACCTGCTCGGGCAGATGACTGACACGACGAGCACGATCGCGTACGACCATCGCGACGAGGCGGCGCTGATCGCGGGCTTGATGGGACCGATCATGAATCCGGAGATGCTGCGACGACGTCTCCTGGAGTCCGGTGAGACGAATCCGACCGACGAGCGGATCCGCGGTGCCATGAAGCTCCTTCGCGACCAACCCGGTGAGCGGGGAAGCGCGGCGGAGATGGCCGCCACGGTCAACCTGTCCCAGTCGCGGTTCCTGCACCTGTTCTCGGCCCACTCGGGGACGAGCTTCCGCCGCTACCGCCTGTGGGCGAGGATGCGGCACGCGGCAGCGGCCGTCAGCCAGGGCGCAGATCTCTCGACGGCCGCCAGCGACGCGGGGTTCGCCTCACCGAGCCACTTCAGCGACACCTTCCGAGCGATGTTCGGACTCACCGCCACGCAGCTGTTCTCCAACCAGCTCCGATTCGTGGTGATGGATCCGTCGTAGCGGACGGGGCTGAGCGATCGGCGGTTCAGGGCTCGATCGTCAGGGTCTGGATGAGGTCGTCGCGCATGGCGAACCGGAAGTGAAGATCGACGACGCCGCCCGGGAAGTCACCCTCCAGGTGGTGGATCACGTCGTAGTGCGTGGCGTCGAGTCGGAAGGCGCCGGTCAGCTCGGTCGTGTAGGTGAAATCGCTGGCCGCCTTCGCGATCCAGTCGCGGATCTTGTCGTCGCCATGGAAGTCGTGGCCCTCGTCGGTGACGACGGCATCAGGCAGGAAGAGCGAGATCGCGGTCTCGGCGTCGTGGGCCTGCTGGGCGGCCAGGAAGGTGATGATCACCTGAGGGAGGTCGGCAGGGTCGATGGGCGTGGCGGAGTGCTGTTCGGTCATGTCGGCCATGGTTGGGTCTCTCGCAGGGAGAGGGTCAACGGGGTTGACCCTCCCGCCAGGGGAGGGTTGAGCGTATGGGTATGCGGGCGGGACTGACGATCGGGGAGTTCGCGGCGCTGACGCAGCTGAGCGTGCGTACGCTGCGGCGCTATCACGACGCCGGTCTGCTCGTCCCCGCCAGCGTCGACCCGTTCACCGGCTACCGCTACTACGGGGCCGGCCAGATCCCCTCCGCCCAGGTGATTCATCGGCTTCGCGAGCTCGACGTACCTCTGGCCGAGGTCAAGGCCGTGCTGGCCACGGACGACCCGGGGCAACGGGCCGAGATGATCGCGGGCCACCTCGAGCGGCTCGAGGTCAGCCTCGACCGCACTCGCGCGGCCGTGACCTCGCTGCGTCAGCTGCTGCGTCCCGGGGTCGAGGAGTTGGAGGTCGAGCTCCGCTCGGTCCCAACGCGAAAGGTCGCCGCGATCACCGCCGAGGTCGATCTGGACACCGTCACCGGCTGGTACGACGACGCCATGCGCAGGCTCGATGCGGCCGTGCCCGCGGAACAGCGTGGCGGGCCGCCCGGCGGCCGCTACGACAACGAGCTGTTCACGGAGGGCGTCGGCACGGTGTGCGTCTTCCGTCCCTTTCGCGATCTGCGCCCATTTCGCGGAATCGAGGTCCTCGAGCTGCCTGCGGTCGAGCTCGCGGTGACCGTCCACCACGGACCCCACGACGACATCGGCGTCCGCTACGGCCGCCTCGGCGAGTGGGTTGTCGACCACGCCCTCGCGGTCGACGGCCCCGTGCACGAGACGTACGTTGCCGGGCCGCGCGACACCGACGACCCCGGGCTCTGGCGCACCGAGATCGGCTGGCCGATCTTCCGGCTCACGCCCTAGCCGTAAACCAGCCGTTATCCACGACCAGGCCGCCGGAGTTGATTTCCTGATGGCTCCGCCGGCCCGGGCAGCCAACTAGCTCGTGACGGCACCCACCGCGGCTGACTGCACCGTACGCCGGTACTTGCCGAGCACGCCGCGAGGATACTTCGTGGGAAGCGGCTCCCAGCCGACCTTCCTCTGCTCCAGCTCCTCGGGCTCCACCTCGACCTCGAGGGTGCGGTTGACGACGTCGAGGACGATGGGGTCGCCGTCGCGGACGAAGGCGATCGGGCCGGCGTCGACGGCCTCCGGGGCGATGTGGCCGACGCAGAGGCCCGTGGTGCCTCCTGAGAACCGGCCGTCGGTGATCAGCAGGACATCCTTGCCGAGACCGGCGCCCTTGATGGCTCCCGTGATGGCAAGCATCTCCCGCATGCCCGGGCCGCCCTTCGGGCCCTCGTTCCGAATGACTACGACGTCGCGGGCGACGATGAGACCCGCTTCGAGGGCGTCCATCGCGGCCCGCTCGCCGTCGAAGACTCGGGCCGTGCCGCGGAAGACGGTGTCGTCGAAGCCGGCTGTCTTGACGACAGCACCCTCGGGGGCGAGCGAGCCCTTCAGGATGGTGAGGCCACCGGTGCGGTGGATCGGCCGCTCGAAGGAGTGGATCACCTCGTCGTCGAGCGCGGGCGGGCTCAGGTCCTCGAGGTTCTCCGCCATGGTCTTCCCGGTCACCGTGAGGCAGTCGCCGTGGAGCAGCCCGGCGTCCAGGAGCGCCTTCATCACGACCGGGATCCCGCCGATCTTGT
Coding sequences within:
- a CDS encoding DUF4345 domain-containing protein; the encoded protein is MNTVASLTIAVIGLFFLAMGTYALVTPGALAAPFHLSAKTPESRSEIRAVYGGFGIAMAAVLGAAALDIGDIRTGAVTTIGLALIGMAGGRLISRLFDTAVRFYPIWFYFWIELAAGTALILCA
- a CDS encoding helix-turn-helix domain-containing protein — its product is MTRMATEPLPDSCCDDARPTVWLWSGHAAYRGPSLRLGTHSGSVTCFALGLDAPFLLRSGPEEPRRARSALIPARTSHQIVAGEEQTMLFFYVDPGASGTAHLLGQMTDTTSTIAYDHRDEAALIAGLMGPIMNPEMLRRRLLESGETNPTDERIRGAMKLLRDQPGERGSAAEMAATVNLSQSRFLHLFSAHSGTSFRRYRLWARMRHAAAAVSQGADLSTAASDAGFASPSHFSDTFRAMFGLTATQLFSNQLRFVVMDPS
- a CDS encoding nuclear transport factor 2 family protein — its product is MTEQHSATPIDPADLPQVIITFLAAQQAHDAETAISLFLPDAVVTDEGHDFHGDDKIRDWIAKAASDFTYTTELTGAFRLDATHYDVIHHLEGDFPGGVVDLHFRFAMRDDLIQTLTIEP
- a CDS encoding MerR family transcriptional regulator, with the protein product MRAGLTIGEFAALTQLSVRTLRRYHDAGLLVPASVDPFTGYRYYGAGQIPSAQVIHRLRELDVPLAEVKAVLATDDPGQRAEMIAGHLERLEVSLDRTRAAVTSLRQLLRPGVEELEVELRSVPTRKVAAITAEVDLDTVTGWYDDAMRRLDAAVPAEQRGGPPGGRYDNELFTEGVGTVCVFRPFRDLRPFRGIEVLELPAVELAVTVHHGPHDDIGVRYGRLGEWVVDHALAVDGPVHETYVAGPRDTDDPGLWRTEIGWPIFRLTP